GAATCGTATCCGTAAGGAAAATTAGAAGGAAGAGGCCAATTGCAGTAAACGTCATTCCTGCCGATGCAACAATTCGAGGCTCAATCCTGTCCGAGAGCCGACCGGCAATTGGTGAAACCATAGCCATGACAACTGGCTGCACTATCAGGATAGTCCCGGCATGGGTAGGAGTAAAACCTTTAGTGTATTGCAGGTCGAGGCTCAGGAGAAAGGTTACTGCGAAGGTCGCACTATAATTGATGAGCGCAGATAGGTTCGAAAAGGCAAAGATTCGATTTTTTGTCAGGAGAGAAATATCAAGGACGGGATAAGGTATTCTCATCTCGTATAAGGCAAAAATTATAATTCCAAGAATTCCTGCGGCTATCAGGGCAGCTCCTTGAAAGTCAGGGAGAACAGAGAAACCGTACATGACTGCAACTATCGCTGCACCATATATGACTGATCCTATGAGGTCGAACTTTTCTCCTTTACACTCAGCCCATTCGCCTTTAATCTTCCAAAGGATCAGCAGAATTACTATAATGCCTATAGGGACATTTACGAAAAAGATGCTCCTCCAGCCAAGATACTGCGTCATCGCTCCTCCTAGTAAGGGACCTATAGAAAGCCCGACGTAAACTGCAGTAACATAGATACCAATAGCTTTTCCGCGCTCACCTGGCGGAAAGACCGAGGTAACTATAGCGACGCTCGTCCCGAAAATCATGGCACTTCCTATACCCTGGAAGACCCGCACTCCTATCAGCATTTCAGTTGAGGAGACCATGGTCATAATTAAAGATGAAAGGCTGAAAACCGCGATACCATAGAGAAAAATTTTTTTCCTTCCGTAAATGTCTGCGATTTTTCCGAATGGGACAAGAAACAGTGCTGAAGAAAGGAGATATGCTGTCGCAACCCAGGAGAGAGCAATAGCATCCATGTGAAATTCGGCTCCCAGTACAGGCAGGGCAATATTTACTGCCGAGCCGTCAAAAGGAGTGATAAATCCTGCAAGTATCGCAATAAGGAGTACAATTCGCTTTTCCGTGCCGACAACAGGAACATCAGGGGTGTGGCAGATCTCGGTGACTTCAGGAAGTGATCTGGCATTACTTGTTTCTTTTTCCATGTATATCACTGATCAGAAGAGTAATTATTGCAGCCTGCAGGGTCAGGAATATCACAATCTATTCTGTAAAGGATAAGGTTCTCAGGTTAATACTCCTTATAATACTTTTCCTCAGCATGATTGGCCGATCGACGATTTAGTATAACTTACTATTAAACGCTATACCACTTAGCAGTAAGCGCAGCCGCCGACCTGATACCGTTGATCTGCGGCCGTTGCGCCGCAACCCTTTTATGAAAAGGCTTGACCGCAAACTTTTTAGAAAAAAGTTTGATCAAAAGCCGGCATGATGGCGTGATATACCGGCGCAACGGTTTCACTCAAGCCTTTTTTTTCAAAAGGCTTGCTAGAGAACACAAATTAAACTATGATAATGCGATAATAATTAGATAGGAAATATCAGAGTCAGGTTAATATATTCAAAAGCTTTCTCGGCAGTCTGTCAAAATGCATCAAGTTTACAGGAATTTAATGGATCAGACCAGGTAAGAAAGTAAGACTAAACTTACAAAATGTAAAGTAATGCAAAACCGTAGATCAAAATTAGAAGATAACGGCGATCAGGTTAAATATATAAAATTAGGAATTAATCCGTTAAAACTGTATATAATGGAATGAATGGGGGACTGGTTATTAAATTATGTCCCTATTAAAGTTATTAATAGATTAAATAATTAACCACTGACAGATTAACCCATTGAATAATTCAATTAAATCGTTAAACAGCAACAGATTAATTTTCTGAATTACTTCTGTATGAAACTTATAGAGGTTATAGACTCACAATG
This region of Methanosarcina flavescens genomic DNA includes:
- a CDS encoding MFS transporter, whose product is MEKETSNARSLPEVTEICHTPDVPVVGTEKRIVLLIAILAGFITPFDGSAVNIALPVLGAEFHMDAIALSWVATAYLLSSALFLVPFGKIADIYGRKKIFLYGIAVFSLSSLIMTMVSSTEMLIGVRVFQGIGSAMIFGTSVAIVTSVFPPGERGKAIGIYVTAVYVGLSIGPLLGGAMTQYLGWRSIFFVNVPIGIIVILLILWKIKGEWAECKGEKFDLIGSVIYGAAIVAVMYGFSVLPDFQGAALIAAGILGIIIFALYEMRIPYPVLDISLLTKNRIFAFSNLSALINYSATFAVTFLLSLDLQYTKGFTPTHAGTILIVQPVVMAMVSPIAGRLSDRIEPRIVASAGMTFTAIGLFLLIFLTDTIPIWYLIVILIVLGVGFGLFSSPNTNAIMSSVDKRYYGVASGMNGTMRLLGQMLSMGIAMMIFAIVIGPVEITPEYYPQFILSLHYAFILFTAFCIIGIFTSLVRGKRKHVTHAGMPEKGKR